From the Schistocerca americana isolate TAMUIC-IGC-003095 unplaced genomic scaffold, iqSchAmer2.1 HiC_scaffold_335, whole genome shotgun sequence genome, one window contains:
- the LOC124580595 gene encoding histone H1-like, with product KSASSAKKPRAKPAHPRTSEMVTAAIKSLKERGGSSLQAIKKYIAAHYKLDAEKLAPFIKKYLKSAVVAGELVQTKGKGASGSFKLAGAGGGGAAEGGKARAGGAKKKRAAPASKEKKGARAAGAKKAGGVKAATGRKAGAAKKASAASAAPAGAKKAAAAKPAKAKSPSKAKKAAKVPTKKPKAPRPKKATTPSKAKASP from the coding sequence aagtctgcgtcgtctgcgaagaagccgcgcgccaagcctgcgcacccgcgcacctctgagatggtgacggccgccatcaagagtctgaaggagcgcggcgggtcgtcgctgcaggcgatcaagaagtacatagccgcgcactacaagctggacgcggagaagctggcgccgtttatcaagaagtacctcaagtcggccgtcgtggcgggcgagctggtgcagacgaaggggaagggcgcgtccggctcgttcaagcttgccggcgccggcggcgggggggcggccgagggcggcaaggctcgtgctggcggtgccaagaagaagcgcgccgctccggccagcaaggagaagaagggcgcccgtgcggccggcgcaaagaaggctggtggcgtgaaggcggcgaccggtcggaaggcgggcgccgccaagaaggcgtctgcggcgtcggccgctcccgcgggtgcgaagaaggcggctgcggccaagccggccaaggccaagtcgccgtcgaaggcgaagaaggccgccaaggttccgacgaagaagccgaaggcgccgcgcccgaagaaggcgacgacgccgtctaaggcgaaggcttcgccc